In the genome of Streptococcus mitis, one region contains:
- the araD gene encoding ribulose phosphate epimerase (catalyzes the isomerization of L-ribulose 5-phosphate to D-xylulose 5-phosphate in the anaerobic catabolism of L-ascorbate; links the arabinose metabolic pathway to the pentose phosphate pathway and allows the bacteria to use arabinose as an energy source), translating into MNQVINAMRKRVCDANQSLPKHGLVKFTWGNVSEVNRELGVIVIKPSGVDYDELTPENMVVTDLDGEVLEGDLRPSSDLPTHVQLYKAWSEIGSVVHTHSTEAVGWAQAGRDIPFYGTTHADYFYGSIPCARSLTKNEVEVAYEKDTGLVIVEEFERRGLNPVEVPGIVVRNHGPFTWGKNPENAVYHSVVLEEVSKMNRFTEQINPRVEPAPQYILEKHYQRKHGPNAYYGQKK; encoded by the coding sequence ATGAATCAAGTAATCAATGCTATGCGTAAACGAGTCTGTGATGCCAATCAATCATTACCGAAACATGGACTTGTCAAATTTACCTGGGGTAATGTATCTGAAGTCAATCGCGAACTAGGTGTCATTGTTATCAAACCATCAGGCGTAGATTATGACGAATTGACACCTGAAAACATGGTAGTGACTGATCTAGATGGTGAGGTCCTAGAAGGGGATTTAAGACCATCTTCTGATCTTCCAACTCATGTGCAGTTATATAAGGCTTGGTCAGAAATTGGTAGTGTGGTCCACACCCATTCGACAGAAGCAGTTGGTTGGGCTCAAGCTGGACGCGATATTCCTTTCTACGGAACAACCCACGCAGATTATTTCTACGGTTCAATCCCTTGCGCCCGTAGTTTGACCAAGAACGAAGTAGAAGTGGCCTATGAAAAGGATACCGGCCTGGTTATCGTAGAAGAGTTTGAACGTCGCGGACTTAACCCAGTTGAAGTACCAGGGATTGTCGTACGAAATCACGGTCCATTCACTTGGGGCAAAAACCCAGAGAATGCTGTCTATCACTCTGTTGTACTAGAGGAAGTATCTAAGATGAATCGCTTCACAGAGCAAATCAATCCAAGGGTTGAACCTGCTCCCCAGTACATCCTAGAAAAGCACTACCAACGTAAACATGGACCAAATGCTTATTACGGTCAAAAGAAATAA
- a CDS encoding ascorbate 6-phosphate lactonase: protein MVLDKASCDLLQYLMDQETSKTIMAISKDLKESRRKIYYHIDKINAALDDEALHIISIPRIGIHLTEEQRDACCELLSEVDSYDYIMSAHERMMIMLLWIGISKERITIEKLMELTEVSRNTVLNDLNSIRYQLTLEQYQVTLQVSKSQGYHLHAHPLNKIQYLQSLLYHIFMEENATFVSILEDKMKERLDDECLLSVEMNQFFKEQVPLVEQDLGKKINHHEVTFMLQVLPYLLLSCHNVEQYQERHQDIEKEFSLIRKRIEYQVSKKLGERLFQKFEISLSELEVSLVAVLLLSYRKDLDVHAESDDFRQLKLALEEFIWYFESQIRMEIENKDDLLRNLMIHCKALLFRKTYGIFSKNPLTKQIRSKYGELFLVTRKSAEILEGAWFIRLTDDDIAYLTIHIGGFLKYTPSSQQNMKKVYLVCDEGVAVSRLLLKQCKLYFPNEQIGTVFTTEQFKSVEDIAQVDVVITTNDDLDSRFPVLRVNPILEAEDILKMLDYLKHNIFRNESKSFSENLSSLISSYIVDSKLASKFQEEVQTLINQEIVVQAFLEDI, encoded by the coding sequence ATGGTACTGGATAAGGCAAGTTGTGATTTGCTTCAATATTTGATGGATCAAGAAACGTCCAAAACGATTATGGCGATTTCGAAAGATTTGAAAGAGTCAAGAAGGAAAATTTATTATCACATTGACAAAATCAATGCTGCTCTGGATGACGAGGCGCTTCACATCATTAGTATTCCACGAATTGGTATTCACTTAACGGAAGAGCAGAGAGATGCTTGTTGTGAACTATTATCGGAAGTAGATTCGTACGATTATATCATGAGTGCGCATGAACGTATGATGATAATGTTACTATGGATAGGTATTTCTAAAGAACGTATTACGATTGAAAAATTGATGGAGTTAACAGAGGTATCTAGGAATACTGTTCTCAATGATTTGAATAGTATTCGTTATCAACTAACTTTGGAACAATATCAGGTGACCTTGCAAGTGAGCAAGTCACAGGGATACCACCTTCATGCCCACCCTCTTAATAAAATTCAGTATCTTCAATCGCTTCTATATCATATTTTTATGGAAGAGAATGCCACTTTTGTATCTATTTTAGAAGATAAGATGAAAGAGAGGTTAGATGATGAGTGTTTGCTTTCTGTTGAAATGAACCAATTTTTTAAGGAACAGGTTCCTTTAGTTGAACAAGATTTAGGGAAGAAAATAAACCATCATGAAGTAACTTTTATGTTGCAGGTTTTACCTTATTTGCTGTTAAGCTGTCATAATGTTGAACAGTATCAAGAAAGACATCAGGATATAGAGAAAGAATTTTCTTTGATAAGAAAAAGAATAGAGTATCAGGTGTCTAAGAAATTAGGAGAACGGTTGTTTCAAAAGTTTGAAATTTCTTTGTCAGAACTTGAAGTTTCTCTTGTAGCTGTTCTTCTCCTCTCCTATCGTAAAGATTTGGATGTTCATGCAGAAAGTGATGATTTTCGGCAATTAAAACTTGCTTTAGAAGAATTTATCTGGTATTTTGAATCACAAATCCGAATGGAGATTGAGAACAAGGATGATTTGTTAAGAAATTTGATGATCCACTGTAAAGCCTTGTTATTTAGAAAGACTTATGGTATTTTTTCTAAAAATCCTCTAACAAAACAAATTCGATCCAAGTATGGAGAATTATTTTTAGTCACTAGAAAATCTGCGGAAATTTTAGAAGGAGCGTGGTTTATTCGGCTAACAGACGATGATATTGCCTATTTGACGATTCATATTGGAGGATTTTTAAAGTATACACCATCGTCTCAACAAAATATGAAAAAAGTTTATCTCGTTTGTGATGAAGGTGTTGCGGTTTCGAGACTTTTGCTGAAACAATGCAAACTTTATTTTCCAAATGAGCAAATTGGCACTGTATTTACAACAGAACAATTTAAGAGTGTGGAAGATATTGCACAAGTTGATGTAGTGATTACTACTAATGATGATTTGGATAGCAGATTTCCGGTTTTAAGGGTTAATCCTATCCTTGAAGCAGAAGATATTTTGAAAATGCTAGACTATCTTAAACACAATATATTTCGTAATGAGAGCAAAAGTTTCAGTGAAAATCTTTCTAGTCTTATTTCGTCTTATATTGTAGACAGCAAGCTGGCTAGTAAGTTCCAAGAAGAGGTTCAAACACTTATAAATCAAGAAATAGTAGTTCAAGCTTTTTTGGAAGATATTTGA